In one Brassica oleracea var. oleracea cultivar TO1000 chromosome C9, BOL, whole genome shotgun sequence genomic region, the following are encoded:
- the LOC106319044 gene encoding calcium-binding protein 39, translating into MSFSFFKPSRPKTPQEVVKAIRDSLLALDTKTVVEVKALEKALEEVEKNFSFLRGMLSGDGEAEPNADQAVQLALEFCKEDVISLVIHKLHILGWETRKDLLHCWSILLKQKVGEAYCCVQYFEEHFELLDCLVVCYDNKEIALHCGSMLRECIKFPSLAKYIIESACFELFFKFVELPNFDVASDAFSTFKDLLTKHDTVVSEFLTSHYPEFFDIYERLLTSSNYVTRRQSLKLLSDFLLEPPNSHIMKKFILEVRYMKVIMTLLKDSSKNIQISAFHIFKIFVANPSKPQEVKIILARNHEKLLELLHNLSPGKGSEDDQFEEEKELIIEEIQKMSRLKNLQL; encoded by the exons ATGTCGTTCTCCTTCTTCAAGCCATCAAGGCCCAAGACGCCTCAAGAGGTCGTTAAGGCGATCAGAGACAGCCTCTTGGCTCTCGACACCAAAACCGTCGTCGAAGTTAAAGCCCTCGAGAAG GCTTTGGAAGAAGTTGAGAAGAATTTTTCATTTCTGAGGGGAATGCTGTCTGGAGACGGCGAGGCAGAACCAAATGCTGATCAAGCTGTACAGTTAGCGTTAGAGTTTTGCAAAGAAGATGTTATCTCTCTTGTCATCCATAAGCTACACATATTGGGATGGGAA ACAAGAAAAGATTTGCTGCATTGCTGGTCTATCTTGCTGAAACAAAAAGTTGGGGAGGCTTATTGCTGTGTGCAATACTTTGAAGAACATTTCGAGTTGCTTGACTGTTTGGTTGTATG CTATGACAACAAGGAGATTGCTCTGCATTGTGGAAGTATGCTTAGGGAATGCATTAAATTCCCAAGTCTTGCTAA GTATATTATAGAGTCTGCTTGCTTTGAATTATTCTTCAAATTTGTGGAATTGCCAAACTTTGATGTTGCTTCTGATGCATTTTCAACATTCAAG GATCTTCTCACAAAACATGACACTGTCGTCTCTGAGTTTCTCACCTCTCACTACCCGGAG TTCTTTGATATATACGAAAGGCTTTTGACATCATCAAACTATGTGACAAGAAGGCAATCGTTGAAG CTTCTCTCGGATTTCTTGTTGGAGCCTCCAAACTCCCACATAATGAAGAAATTCATCTTAGAAGTTCGTTATATGAAAGTGATTATGACACTTTTGAAG GACTCGAGCAAGAATATTCAAATCTCAGCCTTTCATATATTCAAG ATATTTGTTGCGAATCCGAGTAAGCCACAAGAAGTGAAGATCATTTTGGCAAGAAACCACGAGAAGTTACTTGAACTTCTTCACAACTTGTCCCCTGGTAAAG GTTCTGAAGATGATCAATTCGAAGAGGAAAAGGAGCTGATCATCGAGGAGATCCAGAAAATGTCTCGCCTGAAAAACCTTCAACTTTGA